A window of the Pedobacter frigiditerrae genome harbors these coding sequences:
- a CDS encoding CHASE3 domain-containing protein, translating into MLKLSFKQQVLTGFTASLLFVAISSIVSYLSIDSLNENTKWQSHTYEVIDLSKKIELQILNSETSLRGFIITQKSNYLEPYTKNSKKILPTINTLRELVNDNPKQVINVDSLESFAHQKLDNMQEILQAYASKGQGAAFSKILTDNGKISKDNILRINAKIIHIEAQLLAQRKLDTEKSSQRTTLIIIISSVVIFGLILFLLSYIRKTFDQQKETEIQIRQNNTQLELLSSENEQKNWLLSGVKLVNEAMRGEQEIDELANHIISSICNYINAPIGAIFLGNKEKGFHLNGTYAYAAKGIKKHYNLGDGLIGQVALEKKAKLLSDVPADYVKISSGLGSTPPRYIHLCPVLFQNETIAVIELGLNNTPNEAMGLFLSGIAENVGIAINSASSRVILRDLFEQTQQQAEELEAQQEELRTTNEELQASEEELRVQQEELRQTNLELEEKALLLEEKNVSINQAREAMGLKAKELEISSKYKSEFLANMSHELRTPLNSILILARILKENKPDNLNDDQIKYAGVIHNAGTDLLNLINDILDLSKIEAGKIDLSIETVRPLEVKQNMEALFNEVAKNKKVNFEVNLSQNLPSSLTTDQSRLEQVIKNLLSNAFKFTPENGAVTLNLAISDK; encoded by the coding sequence ATGTTAAAGCTTTCATTTAAGCAACAAGTACTTACTGGCTTTACGGCATCTTTATTATTTGTTGCAATTTCTTCTATAGTTTCTTATTTAAGCATTGACTCACTTAATGAAAACACAAAGTGGCAGTCGCATACTTATGAAGTTATCGATCTTTCTAAAAAGATTGAGTTGCAAATTCTAAATTCTGAAACATCGTTAAGAGGATTTATTATTACACAAAAGTCCAATTATCTAGAGCCTTACACTAAAAATTCCAAGAAAATACTCCCAACAATTAATACCTTAAGAGAGCTCGTAAACGATAATCCTAAACAAGTTATTAATGTCGATTCATTAGAATCATTTGCCCATCAGAAGCTCGATAATATGCAAGAGATATTACAGGCATATGCCAGTAAAGGTCAAGGAGCTGCATTTAGTAAAATCTTAACAGATAATGGCAAAATTTCTAAGGATAACATTTTAAGGATAAATGCAAAAATTATTCACATAGAAGCACAACTATTAGCTCAACGAAAATTAGATACAGAAAAGAGCAGCCAAAGAACAACACTGATTATCATTATTAGCTCAGTGGTAATCTTCGGTCTAATTTTATTCTTGCTTTCTTATATCCGCAAAACTTTTGACCAGCAAAAAGAAACAGAAATACAAATTCGCCAAAACAATACTCAATTAGAATTACTTTCTTCTGAAAATGAGCAAAAAAACTGGCTACTATCTGGTGTAAAGCTTGTAAATGAAGCCATGCGTGGCGAGCAAGAAATAGATGAATTAGCGAACCATATTATTTCTAGTATCTGTAATTACATCAATGCACCTATTGGAGCTATTTTTCTCGGCAATAAGGAGAAGGGTTTTCATTTAAATGGAACTTATGCGTATGCTGCAAAAGGTATCAAAAAACATTACAATTTAGGTGATGGGCTTATTGGTCAGGTAGCTTTGGAGAAAAAAGCAAAACTATTAAGCGATGTACCTGCGGATTATGTTAAAATCAGTTCAGGATTAGGGTCTACCCCACCTCGTTACATTCATCTTTGCCCTGTTCTATTTCAAAATGAAACTATTGCTGTAATTGAATTAGGTTTAAATAACACCCCTAACGAAGCGATGGGTTTATTTTTAAGTGGAATAGCTGAGAATGTTGGCATTGCTATTAATAGTGCCTCTTCAAGAGTTATCCTCAGAGATCTGTTTGAGCAAACCCAACAACAAGCAGAGGAATTAGAAGCGCAACAAGAAGAACTAAGGACCACGAATGAGGAACTTCAAGCATCTGAAGAAGAGCTTAGGGTACAACAAGAAGAACTAAGACAGACAAATTTAGAACTCGAAGAAAAAGCACTTTTATTAGAAGAGAAAAACGTTTCCATTAATCAGGCAAGGGAAGCGATGGGCTTAAAGGCAAAAGAGCTTGAGATCTCTAGTAAATATAAGTCGGAGTTTTTGGCAAATATGAGTCATGAGTTACGAACTCCATTAAACAGTATTTTAATATTAGCTAGAATATTAAAGGAAAACAAACCAGATAACCTAAATGATGATCAGATCAAATACGCTGGCGTAATCCATAATGCTGGTACAGATTTATTGAACTTAATTAACGACATTTTAGACTTATCTAAGATTGAGGCTGGTAAAATAGACCTTAGTATTGAAACAGTAAGGCCTTTAGAAGTGAAGCAAAACATGGAAGCTTTGTTTAATGAGGTTGCAAAAAACAAAAAAGTAAATTTTGAAGTAAACCTTTCACAAAATTTACCAAGCAGTTTGACTACCGATCAAAGCAGATTAGAGCAAGTGATCAAAAATCTACTATCAAATGCTTTTAAATTCACACCAGAAAATGGCGCTGTAACACTAAATTTGGCCATTTCTGATAAATAA
- a CDS encoding LytTR family DNA-binding domain-containing protein — MIAIAIDDEPIALDIVAAHASKVPFIELKAQFTNAFEAITYLQQHKVDLIFLDIKMPDISGIEFLKALSKPPMVIFTTAYSEHAVQSFELDAVDYLLKPFSLSRFLKACNKAKELFDLRNQAPESKADFIFIKDGYEQIKVLYHDIFYIEASGNYTQFHLSNGKLLSSRVTINELVDLLPNKQFIRTHRAFIIAKNKISKYDRSQVWIGEQIIPIGTTYSDCLQVL; from the coding sequence ATGATTGCAATAGCGATAGATGACGAGCCAATAGCCTTGGATATTGTTGCAGCACATGCTAGCAAGGTGCCATTTATTGAGTTAAAAGCGCAGTTTACCAATGCATTTGAGGCCATTACCTATCTGCAACAACACAAGGTGGATTTAATTTTCTTGGATATTAAAATGCCAGACATTAGTGGAATTGAGTTCTTGAAAGCATTAAGTAAACCGCCTATGGTTATTTTCACCACAGCATATAGTGAGCATGCTGTACAAAGTTTTGAACTTGATGCTGTTGATTATTTGTTAAAACCTTTTTCACTTTCCAGATTCTTAAAAGCCTGTAACAAAGCAAAAGAGCTTTTCGATTTACGTAATCAAGCTCCAGAAAGCAAAGCTGATTTCATTTTTATTAAAGATGGCTATGAGCAAATAAAGGTTTTATATCACGATATCTTTTACATTGAAGCATCTGGGAACTATACCCAATTTCATCTGAGTAATGGCAAATTGTTAAGCTCTCGTGTTACGATAAATGAACTAGTGGACTTACTACCAAATAAGCAATTCATTAGAACGCATAGAGCATTTATTATTGCCAAAAACAAAATCAGCAAATATGATCGTTCCCAAGTTTGGATTGGTGAACAAATTATCCCGATAGGAACAACTTACAGTGACTGTTTACAAGTTTTATAA
- a CDS encoding GIY-YIG nuclease family protein, producing the protein MKYYSVYILKCSDGSYYTGITNDIDRRLYEHQNGENIACYTYKRRPLSLVFCENFPDVNQAIDFEKQIKGWSRKKK; encoded by the coding sequence ATGAAATATTATTCGGTTTATATTTTAAAATGCAGCGATGGCTCCTATTACACTGGAATAACCAATGATATAGACAGGAGACTTTATGAACATCAAAACGGAGAAAACATTGCATGCTATACTTATAAGAGAAGACCTTTATCTTTAGTGTTTTGTGAGAATTTTCCAGATGTTAATCAAGCCATAGATTTTGAAAAGCAAATTAAAGGCTGGAGTAGAAAAAAGAAATAA